The window TGTGGGCCTGAACGCAAGCACAATATTTATACGCCCActgatttattttgcaatttTAGGGTAAAAAGACTAAACAGATTTATTAATGGGCTAATGAgttttggtgggtaagacccaccccCTTCAGATCACCCACCAAAGCTCCCAACCCAATAAATAAACTTGCTGGTCTTTAAGatcctacaggactgcttgttctttgtaaAGCTGCACACTAACACGGCGAGGCTGAAAAGAGGAAGCTAGCCCTTCTTCCGCACTAGTGTCCGCTGGCACGTCTGTATTCTTTTGTCCGCTTTTTGTAACCCACTCGTTTTTAAGCGAGGCGAAACTTGGGGTGCGCAGGACAAATAGGGACTCCCCAAAGGGGCACCGCAGCCTGACAGTCGCTGGTATCAAGGGCTCAACCACCATGCACAGGCCTTGAGTGATGCTGCGGTGCCCAGGCAGCCCACGTGCCTTTCTTTGCCCACCTCGGCAGCCCCCCTCCATCCGCACCCTAAAAATAGCCTTCCTAGAGCTCGCCCTGACAGCTGCTATTGTCAGGCTCGCAGCGAGCCTGACTTTCCCAGCACTTACGTCACTCCTTCCACCCTGCTGAGGTCACACCTTATTAGTATAACAAAGCAGGGCCCCGGCCAATCAGAGGCCAGCAGCTGCTGACGCCTGCCGGGGAAGGGGTATTAAGAGGCTGGCGGCGCTGGGTGTGCTCTGAGACTAGCGCCCAGGCCCTGGCGAAAGGAccagtccccccgccccctctcccacacccgAGCCTTAAAGGGGCCGCGCCGCCCGCCGTGAGCCGAGCCATGAGCCAACGTTGGAGCGGGGGCAGCAGCTGTAGCAGCCGGGCGGACATGGTGCCCGAGATCGCCGCCGCTGTGGGCTTCGTGTCCAGCCTGCTCCGCACCCGGGGCTGTGTCAGCGAGCACCAATTGCAGGTCTTcagaggggccctgcagggggcgctcACAGGTgaggcaggctgtgggggggacAGGCACATTGTACCCCTACAGAGAGTGGGGGGCACCCCATTGGGTGCTGGGGTCCCCCCTCTTGCGCCCTGTTATGTGGGGGTGCCCTCCAGGGGGTGCTCATAGATGAGGAAGgtgtttgttggggggggggccccAGGAACATTGCATCTGCAGAGAGGTGGGGCACCTATTGGCTCCCCCCATCTGCCCTGGTGTGTATGGGGGGCCTTGAAGGAGGTGCTGACAGGTGAGGCACATTGCACCCCTAGGGAGTGGGGGAGCCCCACTGGGTGTTAGGGATCCCCTTTTCTTCcttggtatcaaaacaaaaagcagtcaagtagcactttaaagactagcaaaatagtttattaggtgagctcttgtgggacagacccacttcttcacaaaagctcacctaataaattattttgctagtctttaatgtgctacttgactgctttttgttttgatagtgtatagactagcacggcttactctctgttactattctcccttggtatgtgtgtgtgggaaggACCCTTGTGTGCTAATGGAGCAGGGTTACCTACCTTGTCCCCCACTTTTGCCAGGCAGCTcttagccccccccccaccccgtgttcATTCGTGCCacgtagtggtggtggtggtggaattTTATTGGCCATTTGGTTCTTCACATATCCCCCTGGCCTTCAGTCTCTGTGACCCTGTAACACAGGGCAGGGAGGGCTACTGCTAACTGGCTGAGTGAAATTAACTAGCATCAAATGCCTCTGTTCCATCCCTGCTCTCATCTGGGCACAAGCACAGCCCCATTAACACACAACACAGCCACTCTCCTGGGTGCTCCTTGTTCTTTGTAACATGAGAAACTTCTCttcttgggtggggggaggtcaggaGGGACTCACCCCACTGTTCCATCAGGAGAAGTCCCATCTGGAAGCAGCTCCTTATCCCAGTGGAACTGGGGGAAGGGGATCTGATGGAAACAGGCTCTTGAGcactctgtgctgctgggagttGGTGCCCCCTTTGTTTTGGCAGTGGGGGTCTAGGATCTGGTTTAGCTCTATTGAGTTTGCTGCGAAGTCCATTGTAGTAAATAGAAAGGGTCCCCTGGACTTCGGTGGGCTTTTGGATCAGGCTGATTTTCTGTGGCATGAAGAAGTTGCCTAATTTTGTTCTAGGCCATAAGACTTTAGGGTTCAGACACCTTCTTTCCAGTTGAACATCAATCTGTCTTCCACTTGTTGCCCGTTACCTTGTATAGAGCTTGTTCCTGTCTCGTCTTTGTTCTACAGTGAGTTTATTGAACTATACGGTAACTATGGTACTGGAGCAAGAGACGTTGGTTTGCTTGGGGTTCATCAAAAGTAAATTCTTGACATAGTTACAGAGGAACTAAACATTACTCATGTACCCTGGTGTCTGAGTTGGGTAatgccatcccagccctgactgaAACTCTGCGTGCAAATATCCTGGGCTCTGAGACTGGCAGTGGTTGTACTGCTACATAATCACAAACAGGGAGAGGGAAATATCGAGGTGCCATCCATGTAGTCAGTTGTATCATCACTCACTAGAGTGTTAGAGCAAACTGGTGGGACTGGTATAGTTAAGATCAAAGCAATTCATTCTTCTGATGCTCAGAGACCCCTAAATATAAGTGCAAGAACTTAACAGGTCATGTAGGAAGATGTAAGGATGGGTCTCCCTGGTCTTGCGGGGGAAACTATACTATAGGAAGTATGTTTTGCAAGTGTTTTTTGCTGATCAGTTCTGGCTGGAGGTGTCCATCCACTTACAAGCAACTTCTCTTACAGAGCATTACAAACATCACTGGTTTCCTGAAAAACCCTTCAAAGGCTCTGGGTACCGCTGCATTCGAATCAATCACAAAATGGACCCCATTATCAGCAAAGCTGCTAGTCAGATTGGACTCAGCCTCCAACAGCTGTATCAGCTCCTGCCCAGTGAGCTCACGCTCTGGGTGGATCCGTATGAAGTGTCTTACCGGATCGGCGAGGATGGCTCCATCTGTGTTCTGTATGAAGCAGCAGCGGCAACACCTGGGAGCTCCTATGGGATGCTCACCTGTAAAAACCAGATGATGATGGGTCGCACAAGCCCTTCCAAAAACTACATGATGACTGTCTCCAGCTAAATGCTCCTGTTCTCACATGGCTAGGACATGGGCTACTGAATACCTCACTGGAGGATCTATTTTTAAACGAAGAGCTATTTATATTTTTTACAAAAAGCAAGAAAATcccaaatgaaatttaaatatCAGACACTGCTTTGTAAGGAAGCAGTGTTaggtgcctttttttttaaagctgttgcAAGCTTATGAGGTTTTTTAATTATGAAGCCAATATCTACCTAATTGGTATTCAGTGACaatgtggggggtgagggggggcttGCACCATGGAAGAGCTGAAGTGGATGGGGGGAATAGAGCATTTTTTTTAACAAGTATTTTTAACTATGGAGTAAGTGCTGAGCAACTGTGAATGAAAAGGCTAGAATACCTGCAGGTGGGGCTTAGAGTAAAATAAACAATAACCTCACTGAGTTGGCTGGAGTCTCATGACCCCCTGAGAAGCCCATTCTAGCCTTGATTGTGAAAAATCGCCTACTCCCTTACACCAATAAGAGGCTGCAATTTCATTACCCTCCCGACCATTTTCCCCCTAGACAAGCCGAAGCAATTTGTGGCTGAAGTTCTGATCCTTTGGGATTTGGCCCTTAAATTGTTTGGTAGCTCCCAACGCACGTTTGTAAAACACCCAAGTGCCAGACCAACGTGAATTGACTGACTTGCTGGGGAACACTTTACCTGAACTTCGTGTCAATCACTGCCTTTTTACTGATCAACCCGAAGCGTCTGACAGTACTCCAGTGACCCTTTTAAGAAGTAATTAAAAACACAAGGCACTTAACTCTAGTTTTAATGAAACTTTCTCAGATGAGTTTCAAAGCACATTGGGTTCTTTGCCTTACTGTTTTGAATGGGCAAGTGATTTGCCTAACCAGAGTTGTTCCTTCCCAGCCTTTTATGAATCAAGTTCTCAGACACTGTGCAATATATTACTGAATCTTGGGCAtgctggaggaggaaggggcttttcaAGAGCATAATtagctgtgctttttttttaaatcacttcccACGTGCAAACTTGGGTTCAGGCTTTTGTAGGGGTTTTTACCAGGATTTGAATCCCCTGAACTGGAAAACTTCCCTTATACTCAAAGATGCCAACTGGCCTCTGCTTATACCACTCAGCAGCTTAATAGTCATTATAAAGATCTGACCTGTAAAACTGAAGGTGCCTCACCCCAGCTGTAAGTTCAGTCAGCAAAGCAGAATGAAGCACTCTAGAGCATCTTGTGAGCTGACCGTGAGCCTAATTGTGCAATATTTTGTATGGCAACAACGGCAAATACATAGGAGCTTCTGCACTGTACATTTCCCTTTGAAAGTCTTGGTTCAAAGTGCTGTGTGGGATCCTTCTTTCTTATCTGGTGTCTTGATGAAAACATGAGTGAGAACTATAAAGTTTCCAGAACAAACTGTTTGCTTTTGTACACTCCCTGATCTTGGAATTTCCCGAATGCTGGTACTTGGCTGGTTTAACGATTTGGTGTGACGAATGCAAATCTTATCTTATGCTCCACTCCTTCCCCACTACTAAAAATAGTGCTTGGTGGAGGGGGGCAACACAAATTTTTACACTACTGTTCCAATCATGCCCCTTTtctttggcgggggggggaggggggaatcctACCAAATTTCAAGCTGTTACCTCCATGCCAGGGACAAGTATTCAAGTTTTGTTTGCTTCAAAACCAACCAAATTCAGATAGGATCTTTTTCTGTAGCTTGTTACATGTAAAAGCTGTGAATTGAAGTGTTCTGTTGCCTTTACAAGCCTTTTGCAGAGCTGTACTTTAGAAGTGTCTGTCTGGGCTTTCTCTTTCATTGATTTTTAAAACTGAGCTGGACTGTTGAGCGGGACCTGCTTGTATTTGGTGAAAATGGTGGGAAGTTTGTaagctatatatttttttttggaaTGGGGAGGGAATAATACTAATTGTACAGTAGTGTTTTTTATGTTCGCAATGTACAGATACACTGACATGTATACTTTTGTTACTTTAATAAACATGTAGCATTTCAAAGAACAACATTGTGCTGCAAAACTCCTCTGTGCTGGTGGATTGTTTGCAAAAGGGTGTTTAGGATTTCAGCTAAATACTGAGCTCCAAACACTGTGTGCCCACACTTTAGAGATCAGCATCAAAAGAGCTTCATGCCCAATGTGTGGggctcagttttaaaaaaaaaaaaaaaaaaaaaaaaaaaaaaagctcccccAAAAccctatgggggggggggggaactagGGCTCACCCACAGCCTGTTGAAAGGAGTGAAAAGATGTTGAGGAACTGGTGCCCAATTCACACTTTGCCATGTGTGTACATTATCAGGTTCTTCCATGGCTGGAAGAAAAGGGGTACTGAAGAACAGAGAGGTGGAATAGCTTTCTAACCCCCCTGTTTTGGTGCTTTCACTAGGGTTTGAAAACATGGAATTTTCTAATAAGGGACTAGGTGTCCTCATGTCTTGGTCACCAAGCCACTGTTAAATGTGTAATGATGTTCCCGTGGAGGACTGAAAATGCCTACAAAGAAACGGAGCGTTCACAAGTAAATGTCTGATAAAGACAGTATCCCTGAAGCTTGCTGTCAtccttggtttttgtttttgtgtttttttttgttgttgttgttgttgttgtggcttttaaaaaaaaaaaaaaaaaacaaaaacaaaaaaagacaagcCAGTTCTTTTCTGGCAGAAGTCCTAGAGAGATCATTGGCCAGAAAAACCTTCTGTCTCCCCAGAAGGCTCTTCAGCTGTTATGAAAATCACACCTAGAGTTGATTTGAGTGTAGCCCCTTCAAAGGCTACCTGGATCTGACTTCTCCATTGTCTATTGTCAGCTCATTGTACTTTGAGGTGACTCTTTGGTGCATCACTCTCCAGGAATGGCTCTGCAAGGACCTGTAAACAGTATTTAGAGAGGAGAGTCAAGATGGTATGTCAAAGAGGCTGTTTTGTAGTGTCTTAAATAGCCCCTGTTTCAGGACTGAAGCCCTTTCGGAATCCATTTGACATTCCCCATGACTATAATCCCGAACCCACTGAAGCTTTTATCATCAAAGACCTTTGAATGGATTCCTGTTATTCATGTGTCTTGTGGTAACACCTAGGATGACAAGTTCTGAACCCACACCCcaactgtgctaggtgctgtacaaacagatcaaaagatcgtTTCTCTCagatagctgttagtctatattctatcaaaacaaaaaagcagtccagcagcacattacagactaacacaataatttattaggtggtgagcttttgtgggacagacccatttcagctcatatccataccagaacagactcaatatttaaggcacgaaaccaaaaatagcaatcaaggtggacaaatcagaaaaattgattGTACCATCTTGATtaaaatttttttctgatttgttcaccttgattactatttttggttctctgtgccttaaatattgagtctgttcttgtatggctatggtctgaagaagtgggtctgtcccatgaaagctcaccacctaataaattattttgttaatctttaatgtgctgctggactgctttttttgtttctgccCTATGGACCTTAAAATCTAAGGTAATAACAAATAACTTCTGGATTTGACTTGTTAGAGCAGCATAGGTGCTGTCAGACACTTTCCCTTGAAAGATACCCCTCTGTAAACATGGATACCTGGTCTACCCAACAGACGCTATGCCATAACTCTGCTGCTGTAATATTAGAGCCTAGACTGAGCCTGTTTACAGGCATGGGGAAAAACCACCATTGCACTTTGCCTTCCTGACCAgcagttgctatgggtgacagaAGAATTCTTAAGCCAATCTGTGTCTATATGAGGGGTCAGGTCGTCCTAGctaaggcagtgcttttttttcttggtgccggtatttgccagtactgagtacaagcacctcggcagccccagccacaggattggctggagGTGGGATGTGaggagctggctgaataccaacctcttttttttttttaatacaaaaactGCACTGGGCTCACCCCCTGtcatcccttcctccccacccccttgctaAGCGGTGCAACCATGTTGATGGGAGTTTTAAGCATAGATTAGACCAGTCATTGCTTACTGCTTATGAAACAGGGCTGGTAAAAAGGCCTGGCTGTCTTATTCAGTTGCTGATTGCTTCAGAGTATGTGGGCTCTAATTACAGTGACATGTCCACCCTCCTAATGACCTAACTACATTCATTACTATGATACAAGGTTGTACGCTGCTCAACGTTTTCAAGTGACACAACTCACTTCAGTTTATGCTGCAACAGAGATAAAAATACAGCTTTGCATGCTGAGTGTTAGTAAGCAGCGAGTGCTACATGCACAGCAATCTGATACCACATGGACATGAGCTCTGGCTCTTTAATAAGCCAGTATGTTAactgaaaatatttgcatttgcTTTGCAGTTTTCCTTTGGTAGCATCATTAAATTGGGGCTGGAGATAGGGTGTTTTGAGGGCAATTTAAACTGAGCTTGGACAAACATAAAATAGGTATGCACTTAGCTATCCCATGATCTTTTTAGTCTCAGGAAAGCATTTTGATCCCATGGTAATACTGCCTTTTATACTGTGCTTTCTAGCAAGAGATCTTGACAAAGGAGGTTGGTATCCTTCCCCCAGCTTTCCAGATGGGGAAATCAAGGCACAGAGAAAGGAAGCAAATTTTCCAGGAACACCCAGCAAAGCTGGGAATTGAACCTAGCTCTCCAGATTTCCTAGGTCAAACCCATGTCTCTCATTAACACAATTTTTTTATATCCCACAGACGGGGCACTGTATTGCAAATCTGAAAACTTGGGTACATTCTGCTGTCATGGAACGTTTCCCTCCCTCGGAGGGCTCACCTCTGTTTACTGCTCCAAGGGGGGATACAGTTTTCTTCTGTTGAGCACCATTGGGTCTCTGGATAAAAAGCAGCCAGGAAATGCTGACTGTGAAAGCGTGTCTTTAAATATATGTCATGGTTCCCCATGCATGTGGAGTTGGTTTTAGTTTAAAAATCTAAGTATTGTTTTTCCTTTGGCACTATTGAGCCATCATTGCAGTGAGGAAGACAGACTCCAAAGGGACTGAGGAGATCAGAGAAGAAACTTTTACCCATTTTAGTGCAGAAGTTTCCAGACCATTGTGAAAATGTCTGTTTTTCTGAGGGGTGGGATCAGAGGTGAAAGGAAACCAggtgtgccctggtgcacagctctgggtgagctgtggcaaaagccagcaggcagCTGGTTTGTAATAGGCCAGTATTTGTAAGAAATTCTAAGTTATTTTTACCCTTGGGTGGGATGCAGTTTATCCCGAGACGAAACTAGAACAAGCACCCACCTGGCCTATGCCAGCAACACAGCTCCATCAGGGGAGACAAAaagagctggcaggagctgcGCTGGGCCTGTCTCAGCTGGAACAGAGCTCTGTGCATGTCTTACAGTAGCACCAACGGGGCTCATTAACCAGCTCACTCTACCCCTGCCAGATTAAAGCAGCCTGTATGAAAGACCTTAAGTAAATAAGAAAGGCACCGTTTAATCAGGGCTATCTTTCCCCTGCAGAAATCTGGACTCTGTTTTTATGGAAGGTTTTTTGGGGTGGGTGTGACTGTACAACCACAATAAAGAGTCATGGGGTGATTTTGTTTTTCGTAGGAAGGGATTTTTCCATAAACAAGGGTGTATACTTGCCTCTCTGTTGAGATCCGAGGGCTCAGCCCTTTGCCCTATAAACTTGGCTGTAAATGTCTTCCTCCAGCCAGGAAGGTCAGTTCATAACTCCTGCTAGTTGGATAATTGTTGCTGATTCCCTGACATTTCTGAGCTCAGCAGAGAGGTGGTTAAGCATTTCAGGGTAAATTCAAAGCTTAAATATAGAGGAGCTCTCTGTGGGTGATCGCCAAGTGGGAATTGCTttactgctgaaatgcagccagctctggggtggaagaCAGCCGCTAACGCACCATGATGAAGGAAAAATGAGTATATGGAAATACACGGATAAATTCTGCTCccctctctcttacacacacacacacacacacacacacacacacacacacacacacactcattccTGTAATGGATTTTTAATGTCCATGAAGAGTAGAAAGGCCAGTGGATTTTATGTTTTATCCATCTCCAACTAATTCTGTATgacttgtattacagtagcaacTAGCAGCTGTGTTCAGGATCCCATTGCCTTAACACGCTGTACATGCCTGATGCACGCTATGAGTGCCTCCCAAAATGCCAACAAATTTATCATCACAAAAACTCCAATGGGGAAGTGAAACAACCCCACTTCATCTCAATTCCACATCTGGGAACGGagataagtgacttgcccaaggccacacagaaGAACCATGTGGCAAAGCAAGGAGCGACACATAGATCTGCAAAACTCCCAGTCCAGTGCCAAAACCGTAAGGCTACCTTTCCTCCACTGGCCTGCACCTGTGGAAAGATAAAGAACCGAGTAGGACCCTCCTGGGCTGTGAATGCAAGAAGTAAAAGGACTGCAGATTTGATGTCCCCTgggaggaagctgtgtgtgtggttgggcACCTCTAGTCCATATATTTGGGCTGGGAATGCTTCCCCATTGTTGCTGGTGGTGGGGTTTAATCCTCCCAGGCAGGCTGTGGCGGAAGGCTtcagctgttttgttctgttttttactccagcagctggtggggggacaGAAGCGAAACTATGAGGTACAGGGCCTTCTGCCCTAGCAAGGCTGTTCCCAGAGAAGGCGGCCAGCCTCCAGGTGTTTCCTGCACAGTCTGTTTTCTGACtggggctcggggtggggggtggggggtgggggaagctctcTCTTTGGGTGCTGCACAGGCCAATCAGGCCTCAGTGTGGGTGAAGCTGTGAGCTCTTGTATCTGGGGAGATGGGACTGTGGCCTGAAACTGACTTGCAACACCTGCCTCCCCCGAGCCATGGAGGCGGTGAAGAAACACAGGGCAGGGTCGCCGTTCCTTGTTTGCCCACAGGTGCTCAAGAGTGGGTTGTGTTTCACCAAGCAGCTCGGGGATCATAAATGTGCATGATGAATCACACTGCCTGTCTCCTAGCAGAATCCAGTGCCTATGCTGTTGTGGAGTGCCACTGCTGCAAAACCCTCATGCGTGTGGGTGAAGTTGCCATTTTTGTACTGATAGAGCCTCCTCTGACTGGAAACGGAGGTGTTGGACGCTCTGGTGCATAAGGCAGATTGTCTAGCTCCGGTAGGAAGTGACTGAAAACAGGGCACATGTACAGGGTGGTCAAGGACTGTGTCACGGTCAGAGTTCCAGGTGGTGAGAGGATAAGCTAGCTTGCCCTCCGTGACATCACAGACTGCCAGGGCATTCCCTTGCAGTATGGACCAAGGAGTGCTGGTTTCCCCCTGGTTTCCTTGAGCAGGAGCTGTCACGGAGTgtggggtcaccaggccctg is drawn from Carettochelys insculpta isolate YL-2023 chromosome 26, ASM3395843v1, whole genome shotgun sequence and contains these coding sequences:
- the BTG2 gene encoding protein BTG2 gives rise to the protein MSQRWSGGSSCSSRADMVPEIAAAVGFVSSLLRTRGCVSEHQLQVFRGALQGALTEHYKHHWFPEKPFKGSGYRCIRINHKMDPIISKAASQIGLSLQQLYQLLPSELTLWVDPYEVSYRIGEDGSICVLYEAAAATPGSSYGMLTCKNQMMMGRTSPSKNYMMTVSS